The following are encoded together in the Streptomyces flavofungini genome:
- a CDS encoding LolA family protein, translated as MAPYEPEQDTTEADELSAGRRKAVRYVVPLAVAGVAAATIGLVPALATSGDPDLPDITAQELIEKIAASDTEQLSGTVKISTDLGLPSFGSGMTGGFAPGGGDGEGGKDGKSAADPSAKLMELASGTHTLRIAVDGPDKQKLSVLDDAAEYSLIHNGDDVWAYDSASNEAYHSKDGGAHADKNGKGDRKDLPKELPATPKEFAEQALKAAEKSSTSVKVDGSAQVAGRDAYRLVLKPKDSGSTVGQITIAVDEKTGTPLKFTLSPAGGGSAVVDAGFTKVDFGKPSAATFDFEPPKGTKVTEKGDAADKPGHRGEDFKGEGPEGLNVIGEGWTSIAELRIPGGQGLPTSGAGSDEVPQEAAKFLDSLGDKVSGDFGSGTVFKTRLVNALVTDDGTVYAGAVTKDALVKAANAAQ; from the coding sequence ATGGCACCGTACGAACCGGAGCAGGACACCACCGAGGCAGACGAGCTCAGCGCGGGCCGCCGCAAGGCCGTGCGCTATGTCGTCCCGCTCGCGGTGGCGGGGGTGGCCGCGGCGACCATCGGGCTCGTCCCGGCGCTCGCCACCTCGGGTGACCCGGACCTGCCGGACATCACCGCGCAGGAACTCATCGAGAAGATCGCCGCGTCGGACACCGAGCAGCTCTCCGGCACGGTGAAGATCAGCACCGACCTGGGCCTGCCGTCGTTCGGCTCCGGCATGACCGGCGGTTTCGCGCCGGGCGGCGGGGACGGTGAGGGCGGCAAGGACGGCAAGAGCGCGGCCGACCCGAGCGCCAAGCTGATGGAGCTGGCCTCCGGCACGCACACCCTGCGGATCGCGGTCGACGGCCCCGACAAGCAGAAGCTGTCGGTGCTCGACGACGCCGCCGAGTACAGCCTGATCCACAACGGCGACGACGTCTGGGCGTACGACAGCGCGTCGAACGAGGCGTACCACTCCAAGGACGGCGGCGCCCACGCCGACAAGAACGGCAAGGGCGACCGGAAGGACCTGCCGAAGGAACTTCCCGCCACGCCCAAGGAGTTCGCCGAGCAGGCCCTGAAGGCGGCCGAGAAGTCCTCGACGTCCGTGAAGGTCGACGGCAGCGCGCAGGTCGCGGGCCGGGACGCCTATCGCCTGGTGCTGAAGCCGAAGGACTCCGGTTCGACGGTCGGCCAGATCACCATCGCGGTGGACGAGAAGACGGGCACGCCGCTGAAGTTCACGCTGTCCCCGGCCGGCGGCGGCTCGGCGGTGGTCGACGCGGGCTTCACGAAGGTCGACTTCGGCAAGCCGTCCGCGGCCACCTTCGACTTCGAGCCGCCGAAGGGCACGAAGGTCACCGAGAAGGGCGACGCGGCCGACAAGCCCGGCCACCGCGGCGAGGACTTCAAGGGCGAGGGGCCCGAGGGCCTGAACGTCATCGGCGAGGGCTGGACGTCCATCGCCGAGCTGAGGATTCCTGGCGGCCAGGGCCTGCCGACGTCGGGCGCCGGTTCCGACGAGGTTCCGCAGGAGGCGGCGAAGTTCCTGGACTCCCTCGGCGACAAGGTGAGCGGCGACTTCGGCTCGGGCACGGTCTTCAAGACCCGCCTGGTCAACGCGCTCGTCACCGACGACGGCACGGTGTACGCCGGTGCCGTCACGAAGGACGCGCTGGTCAAGGCGGCCAACGCGGCCCAGTAG
- a CDS encoding CHRD domain-containing protein gives MGAISTSTENSTSARNRTSAKNRRRTLIVTGVAVAAAAGVAAAVLPATADSGRESQGSQGAAHGGAHGGDAVEVRSSTAARGGSLFVASMNGANEVPVQGGPAVGDKDGAALQFVKVKGDKVSVTVKWRGTAKPTALHIHQGVKGTNGGIKVDFTKLLAKAEHQRVTGTVKVTDAALLKRLKANPNGFYANLHTAEFPGGAVRGQLHKVTANVSLDAAARSFQASVVKGKQIYQCKKAEDGSGGFTFQQRDVRATLGGRIAHDFVAPNSGTPRWVAPDRSGFTGKLISKTPNGAKNIAELDLKAKQVGKKRGLLAGTTEILRLNTVGGVQPSGSCAKGKVVAVPYGADYVFVQR, from the coding sequence ATGGGCGCTATCAGCACTTCTACGGAGAACAGCACTTCGGCGAGGAACCGCACTTCCGCGAAGAACCGTCGTCGCACCCTGATCGTCACCGGCGTCGCGGTCGCCGCGGCCGCCGGGGTGGCCGCCGCCGTCCTGCCCGCGACGGCGGACAGCGGGCGCGAGTCACAGGGCTCCCAGGGCGCCGCGCACGGCGGCGCACACGGTGGGGACGCCGTCGAGGTGCGGAGCAGCACCGCGGCCCGCGGCGGCTCCCTCTTCGTGGCCAGCATGAACGGGGCCAACGAGGTGCCCGTGCAGGGCGGCCCCGCCGTCGGGGACAAGGACGGCGCGGCCCTGCAGTTCGTGAAGGTCAAGGGCGACAAGGTCAGCGTCACCGTCAAGTGGCGCGGCACCGCCAAGCCGACCGCGCTCCACATCCACCAGGGCGTCAAGGGCACCAACGGCGGCATCAAGGTCGACTTCACCAAGCTGCTGGCGAAGGCCGAGCACCAGCGCGTGACCGGTACGGTCAAGGTCACGGACGCCGCCCTGCTCAAGCGGCTCAAGGCGAATCCGAACGGCTTCTACGCCAACCTGCACACCGCCGAGTTCCCCGGCGGAGCCGTCCGCGGCCAGCTCCACAAGGTCACCGCGAACGTCTCCCTCGACGCGGCGGCCCGCAGCTTCCAGGCGTCCGTGGTCAAGGGCAAGCAGATCTACCAGTGCAAGAAGGCCGAGGACGGCTCGGGCGGCTTCACCTTCCAGCAGCGCGACGTCCGCGCGACCCTCGGCGGCCGCATCGCCCACGACTTCGTCGCGCCGAACTCCGGCACCCCGCGCTGGGTCGCCCCCGACCGCAGCGGCTTCACCGGCAAGCTCATCTCCAAGACGCCCAACGGCGCGAAGAACATCGCCGAACTCGACCTGAAGGCCAAGCAGGTCGGCAAGAAGCGCGGGCTGCTCGCCGGTACGACCGAGATCCTGCGCCTGAACACGGTGGGCGGCGTCCAGCCGTCCGGCAGCTGCGCCAAGGGCAAGGTCGTGGCGGTGCCGTACGGCGCCGACTACGTCTTCGTACAGCGCTGA
- a CDS encoding polyprenyl synthetase family protein — protein sequence MTVVGPFGLSVRDQALEADVQAGLAAVEEGLLEATKSEVPFITEAAQHLVRAGGKRFRPLLVMLTAQFGDPYAPGVVPSAVVVELTHLATLYHDDVMDEADVRRGVASANQRWGNSVAVLTGDFLFARASHTLADLGPEAVRVQAEAFERLVTGQILETAGPSDGRDPVDHYLEVLAGKTGSLVAVACRFGAMMSGADETVVDVLTQYGERLGVAFQLADDVLDIASESTESGKTPGTDLREGIPTLPVLRLRERVERLGLAEDVALCELLDSDLTDDARHAEALARLRVHPALELARRDTVRYAEEARAALAPLPECDAKASLVELCDLVVHRAG from the coding sequence GTGACCGTCGTCGGGCCCTTCGGGCTGAGCGTGCGGGACCAGGCTCTCGAAGCCGATGTCCAGGCCGGGTTGGCGGCTGTCGAGGAAGGCCTGCTCGAGGCCACCAAGAGCGAGGTCCCCTTCATCACGGAGGCCGCGCAGCACCTCGTGCGCGCGGGCGGCAAACGTTTTCGGCCACTCCTGGTGATGCTCACGGCGCAGTTCGGCGATCCCTACGCCCCCGGTGTGGTGCCGTCCGCCGTGGTCGTGGAGCTGACGCACCTCGCGACGCTGTACCACGACGACGTGATGGACGAGGCCGATGTGCGCCGGGGCGTGGCCAGCGCCAACCAGCGCTGGGGCAACTCCGTCGCGGTCCTCACCGGTGACTTCCTGTTCGCGCGCGCGTCCCACACGCTGGCCGACCTCGGCCCCGAGGCCGTCCGGGTCCAGGCCGAGGCGTTCGAGCGGCTCGTCACCGGGCAGATCCTGGAGACGGCGGGCCCGTCCGACGGGCGTGACCCCGTCGACCACTACCTCGAAGTGCTCGCGGGCAAGACCGGTTCGCTGGTCGCGGTCGCCTGCCGGTTCGGGGCGATGATGTCGGGGGCCGACGAGACGGTCGTGGACGTGCTCACGCAGTACGGGGAGCGGCTCGGGGTCGCCTTCCAGCTCGCCGACGACGTCCTCGACATCGCGTCCGAGTCCACCGAGTCCGGGAAGACGCCCGGCACCGACCTGCGGGAGGGCATTCCCACCCTGCCGGTGCTGCGGCTGCGGGAGCGGGTCGAACGGCTCGGGCTCGCGGAGGACGTCGCGCTGTGCGAGCTGCTCGACTCCGACCTCACGGATGACGCACGGCACGCCGAGGCGCTGGCCCGGCTGCGGGTGCATCCGGCTCTTGAGCTGGCTCGGCGGGACACGGTGCGGTACGCCGAGGAGGCTCGGGCCGCGCTGGCCCCGCTGCCCGAGTGCGACGCCAAGGCGTCACTGGTCGAGCTCTGTGACCTGGTGGTCCACCGGGCGGGATGA
- a CDS encoding HAD family hydrolase, translating to MAVPLAYALIATDLDGTLLRCDDTVSDRSRRALAAASEGGARHLVVTGRPAPRVRPLLEELGCDGLAVCGQGAQLYDAGSGRMVWSVTLDRELAEAALGKIEAEVGQVFAAVDQDGVDGLTLIEPGYEMPHPTLPAVRVPRREVLWEESISKVLLRHPALADDELAAVARDAVGSLATVTMSGPGTVELQPCGVTKATGLALAAERLGLSAADTIAFGDMPNDIPMFVWAAHGVAMANAHHELKAVADELTASNEEDGIAVVLERLLG from the coding sequence ATGGCCGTTCCCCTCGCATATGCCCTCATCGCCACTGACCTCGACGGAACCCTGCTGCGCTGTGACGACACGGTTTCCGACCGGTCGCGCAGGGCGCTGGCCGCCGCGAGCGAGGGCGGCGCACGGCACCTCGTCGTCACCGGACGCCCCGCGCCCCGCGTGCGCCCGCTCCTGGAGGAGCTCGGCTGCGACGGGCTCGCGGTGTGCGGGCAGGGCGCCCAGTTGTACGACGCCGGGAGCGGCCGCATGGTGTGGTCGGTGACGCTGGACCGGGAGCTGGCCGAGGCCGCGCTCGGGAAGATCGAAGCCGAGGTCGGGCAGGTCTTCGCGGCGGTCGACCAGGACGGCGTCGACGGCCTGACGCTGATCGAGCCGGGGTACGAGATGCCGCATCCGACGCTGCCGGCTGTGCGGGTGCCCCGGCGGGAGGTGCTGTGGGAGGAGTCGATCAGCAAGGTGCTGCTGCGGCACCCCGCGCTCGCGGACGACGAGTTGGCTGCGGTGGCCAGGGACGCCGTGGGGTCGCTCGCGACCGTGACGATGTCGGGGCCCGGCACCGTGGAGCTCCAGCCGTGCGGAGTCACCAAGGCGACGGGGCTCGCCCTCGCGGCGGAGCGGCTGGGGTTGAGCGCCGCCGACACGATCGCGTTCGGGGACATGCCGAACGACATCCCCATGTTCGTGTGGGCCGCGCACGGGGTGGCCATGGCCAACGCCCACCATGAACTGAAGGCGGTGGCAGACGAGTTGACCGCGTCCAACGAGGAGGACGGGATCGCGGTGGTGCTGGAGCGGTTGCTGGGGTGA
- a CDS encoding MarR family winged helix-turn-helix transcriptional regulator, which produces MQSTQEPESHGPEGRDPEGCNPEGREPESLGPESLGPESRKPHRYPLTPVEIRIVGLVPLLEPYFRGAAVSALMPEPLREAMDSHGLTPRHGAVLPQLLAADGPLTVSGIADRLQVSLPTASELVGGLARAGIVTRAPDETNRRRVLVSLAEEYRPLLESFVARRGEPLLRALAGLPAEQREGFMAGLRAWVREVQR; this is translated from the coding sequence ATGCAGAGCACGCAAGAACCGGAGAGCCACGGACCGGAGGGGCGCGATCCGGAGGGGTGCAATCCGGAGGGGCGCGAACCGGAGAGCCTCGGACCGGAGAGCCTCGGACCGGAGAGCCGGAAACCACACAGGTATCCGCTCACCCCCGTCGAGATCCGGATCGTGGGGCTCGTGCCCCTGCTCGAGCCGTACTTCCGGGGTGCCGCGGTGAGCGCGCTGATGCCGGAGCCGCTGCGCGAGGCCATGGACAGCCATGGCCTGACCCCGCGTCACGGCGCGGTGCTGCCCCAGCTCCTGGCGGCCGACGGGCCGTTGACCGTCAGCGGCATCGCCGACCGGCTCCAGGTGTCCCTGCCGACGGCGAGCGAGCTGGTCGGGGGCCTCGCGCGCGCGGGCATCGTCACCCGCGCCCCGGACGAGACCAACCGCCGCCGGGTCCTCGTGTCCCTCGCCGAGGAGTACCGCCCGCTCCTGGAGTCCTTCGTCGCCCGCCGGGGCGAGCCGCTGCTCCGCGCCCTCGCGGGGCTTCCGGCCGAGCAGCGGGAGGGGTTCATGGCGGGGCTGCGGGCCTGGGTGCGGGAGGTGCAGCGGTAG
- a CDS encoding FAD-dependent oxidoreductase, with protein MNQTTQPVAVIGAGPYGLSTAAHLRARGIPVRVFGEPMVSWQSHMPAGMLLKSTPAASNIDAPQPGHTLVDYCDAAGLPRLVTDEDIIPVETFVGYGQWFQQKIVPDLERVRVVSVDPRPAGGFELKLDSGEQFTARAVVVATGLSGLSWLPSELAAAAPDGPSPAGPVSHSAQHHDLTRYAEKDLLVVGAGQSALETAVLAAEAGARVRVVARGRRSVAFGQPPWDQPKLRPESPFGRAWSLYAFSYHAGGYRHLPASARHFLTRRVLGPLGAWWLRERFERKVEAREVRRIVTAGTRDGRPVIGVETLGGRARELAADHVIAATGYRVDLAALSFLGHGLRARLATSRGTPKLGAGYVSSVPGLYFTGMLAGSSYGPVMRFVCGTEFASPRLAGHLAAAHRGV; from the coding sequence GTGAATCAAACAACGCAACCGGTCGCCGTCATCGGAGCGGGCCCATACGGCCTGTCCACAGCGGCACATCTGAGGGCCCGGGGCATCCCGGTGCGCGTGTTCGGCGAGCCGATGGTGAGCTGGCAGTCGCACATGCCCGCGGGGATGCTCCTCAAGTCGACACCCGCCGCGTCGAACATCGACGCCCCGCAGCCCGGCCACACCCTCGTCGACTACTGCGACGCGGCGGGCCTGCCCCGCCTCGTCACGGACGAGGACATCATCCCCGTCGAGACGTTCGTCGGATACGGCCAGTGGTTCCAGCAGAAGATCGTGCCCGACCTGGAGCGGGTGCGGGTGGTCTCCGTCGACCCCCGCCCGGCCGGGGGCTTCGAGCTGAAGCTGGACTCCGGGGAGCAGTTCACGGCCCGCGCGGTCGTCGTCGCCACCGGCCTGTCCGGCCTGTCGTGGCTCCCGTCCGAGCTGGCCGCGGCCGCGCCGGACGGCCCCTCGCCCGCGGGCCCCGTCTCGCACAGCGCACAGCACCACGACCTCACGCGGTACGCGGAGAAGGACCTGCTGGTCGTCGGCGCCGGGCAGTCCGCCCTGGAGACGGCGGTGCTCGCGGCGGAGGCCGGCGCGCGGGTGCGGGTGGTAGCGCGCGGGCGGCGCTCGGTCGCTTTCGGCCAGCCGCCGTGGGACCAGCCGAAGCTGCGACCGGAGTCCCCCTTCGGCCGTGCCTGGTCGCTGTACGCGTTCAGCTACCACGCCGGGGGGTACCGCCACCTTCCCGCCTCCGCCCGGCACTTCCTGACCCGTCGTGTCCTCGGTCCACTCGGCGCCTGGTGGCTGCGGGAGCGGTTCGAGCGGAAGGTCGAGGCGCGCGAGGTGCGGCGCATCGTGACCGCGGGCACCCGCGACGGCCGCCCCGTCATCGGCGTCGAGACCCTCGGCGGCCGTGCCCGGGAGCTGGCGGCCGACCACGTCATCGCCGCCACGGGCTACCGCGTGGACCTCGCCGCCCTCAGCTTCCTCGGCCACGGCCTGCGCGCCCGCCTCGCCACCAGCCGGGGCACGCCCAAGCTGGGCGCGGGGTACGTCTCCTCAGTCCCCGGTCTGTACTTCACGGGCATGCTCGCCGGGTCGTCGTACGGGCCGGTGATGCGGTTCGTGTGCGGCACGGAGTTCGCCTCGCCGCGGCTTGCCGGGCATTTGGCGGCGGCTCACCGGGGGGTGTGA
- a CDS encoding ATP-grasp domain-containing protein, translated as MTISSGGLASRPDREVPGLIVKFGDYPLHHGGVGAIRSLGRLGIPMYAITEDRYTPAAVSRYLTRAFPWPTTGVEGPAYLVEGLLRIGRRIGRPTVLIPTDEEAAVLIAENQRELRDADFGGFLFPPVAPALPRRLASKQGLHELCVEHGIASPASVCPQNQEDVEKFAATARFPVVAKNREAFQRREQPAVNGTTRINTPAGLLKLARGWGERPSVILQEYLPREQAEDWVVHAYFDADSTPLTLFTGVKVRSWPPHAGMTATAYVVDNPELADLAARFIKEIGFTGVIDLDLRFDRRDGRYKLLDFNPRMGAQFRLFESESGIDVVRAMHLHLTGRPVPEGEQRAGHRYVVENIDLPAYLAYRRSGYVTPHAPSRASGTELAWLAADDMLPAFTMLARFVRPGAKHLFQLWRTNRRGGTTTK; from the coding sequence GTGACCATTTCCAGCGGCGGACTGGCGTCAAGGCCCGACCGTGAAGTGCCCGGACTGATCGTGAAGTTCGGTGACTATCCGCTGCATCACGGCGGTGTGGGGGCGATCCGCAGCCTGGGACGCCTCGGCATCCCCATGTACGCGATCACCGAGGACCGGTACACGCCCGCGGCCGTGTCCCGCTATCTGACCCGTGCCTTCCCGTGGCCCACCACCGGCGTCGAGGGTCCCGCGTATCTGGTGGAGGGGCTGCTGCGGATCGGGCGGCGGATCGGCAGGCCGACGGTGCTGATCCCCACGGACGAGGAAGCGGCGGTGCTGATCGCCGAGAACCAGCGGGAGTTGAGGGACGCGGACTTCGGAGGGTTCCTGTTCCCGCCGGTGGCGCCCGCGCTGCCGCGGCGCCTCGCCAGCAAGCAGGGGCTGCACGAGCTGTGCGTGGAGCACGGCATCGCCTCGCCCGCCTCGGTGTGCCCGCAGAACCAGGAGGATGTGGAGAAGTTCGCCGCGACGGCCCGGTTCCCGGTCGTGGCCAAGAACAGGGAGGCGTTCCAGCGCCGCGAACAGCCGGCCGTGAACGGCACCACCCGCATCAACACGCCCGCGGGCCTGCTCAAGCTGGCCCGCGGCTGGGGAGAGCGGCCCAGCGTGATCCTCCAGGAGTACCTGCCGCGCGAGCAGGCCGAGGACTGGGTCGTGCACGCCTACTTCGACGCCGACTCGACCCCTCTCACCCTGTTCACCGGCGTGAAGGTACGCTCCTGGCCGCCGCACGCGGGGATGACGGCGACGGCGTACGTCGTCGACAACCCGGAACTCGCGGACCTCGCCGCGCGTTTCATCAAAGAGATCGGCTTCACCGGAGTCATCGACCTCGACCTCCGCTTCGACCGCCGCGACGGTCGGTACAAACTGCTCGACTTCAACCCACGCATGGGCGCCCAGTTCCGCCTCTTCGAGAGCGAGTCGGGGATCGATGTCGTCCGGGCGATGCATCTGCATCTGACCGGCCGTCCCGTCCCCGAGGGGGAGCAGCGCGCGGGACACCGCTATGTCGTGGAGAACATCGACCTGCCCGCCTATCTCGCCTACCGCCGCAGCGGCTATGTGACACCCCACGCGCCGTCCCGTGCCAGCGGCACGGAGCTGGCGTGGCTCGCGGCGGACGACATGCTGCCGGCCTTCACCATGCTCGCGCGCTTCGTACGGCCAGGAGCGAAGCATCTGTTCCAGCTGTGGCGGACCAACCGCCGCGGCGGCACGACCACGAAGTGA
- the fahA gene encoding fumarylacetoacetase translates to MSEQNPLDLPEGDPFGPHNLPYGVFSPAGSATSASGTTPGSGPDSGPGAAAGSASDGRRVGVRIGSYVLDAGAAAAALGSPYVSLLAQPTLGPLLAAGRRTWSDVRRALTAWVTVPAHRDAVRPLLHPLSDVTLHLPFEVADYVDFYASEHHASNLGRMFRPDAPTPLTPNWKHLPIGYHGRSGTVVVSGTDVVRPTGQRKTPADTAPVFGPSTKLDIEAEVGFVVGTPSTLGTPVPLTDFREHVFGLCLLNDWSARDLQAWEYVPLGPFLGKSFATSVSAWITPLEALDSARVAPPARTEPLLPYLDDSAESVADEPGGYDLRITVSLNGQVISEPPFSTVYWTAAQQLTHMTVNGASLRTGDLYGSGTVSGPSPEQFGSLIELTWNGRDPLELPDGKRTFLEDGDVVTMTAWAPGPGGTRVGLGEVTGRIAAARG, encoded by the coding sequence ATGTCCGAGCAGAACCCGCTCGACCTCCCCGAGGGCGACCCCTTCGGCCCGCACAATCTTCCGTACGGAGTCTTCTCCCCGGCCGGGTCCGCCACGTCCGCGTCCGGGACGACGCCCGGCTCGGGGCCTGATTCGGGGCCCGGAGCAGCGGCCGGTTCCGCCTCGGACGGCCGTCGGGTCGGCGTCCGCATCGGTTCGTACGTCCTGGACGCGGGCGCAGCCGCCGCCGCCCTCGGCTCCCCCTATGTCTCGCTGCTCGCCCAGCCCACCCTGGGCCCGCTGCTCGCCGCGGGACGCCGCACCTGGAGCGACGTCCGCCGCGCCCTCACCGCCTGGGTGACGGTCCCCGCCCACCGCGACGCCGTCCGCCCGCTGCTCCACCCCCTCTCCGACGTCACCCTGCACCTGCCCTTCGAGGTCGCGGACTACGTCGACTTCTACGCCTCCGAGCACCACGCCTCGAACCTGGGCCGGATGTTCCGCCCCGACGCGCCCACGCCGCTCACCCCCAACTGGAAGCACCTGCCCATCGGTTACCACGGCCGGTCCGGCACCGTCGTGGTCTCCGGCACGGACGTGGTGCGCCCCACCGGTCAGCGCAAGACGCCCGCCGACACCGCGCCCGTCTTCGGTCCGTCCACGAAGCTCGACATCGAAGCCGAGGTCGGCTTCGTCGTCGGCACGCCGTCCACGCTGGGGACCCCCGTGCCCCTCACGGACTTCCGCGAGCACGTCTTCGGCCTCTGCCTCCTCAACGACTGGTCCGCCCGCGACCTCCAGGCCTGGGAGTACGTCCCCCTCGGCCCCTTCCTCGGCAAGTCCTTCGCCACCTCCGTGTCGGCCTGGATCACGCCCCTGGAGGCCCTGGACTCCGCCCGCGTCGCCCCGCCCGCGCGCACCGAGCCCCTGCTCCCCTACCTCGACGACTCCGCCGAGTCCGTCGCCGACGAGCCCGGGGGCTACGACCTCCGCATCACCGTCTCCCTCAACGGCCAGGTCATCTCCGAACCCCCCTTCTCCACCGTCTACTGGACCGCCGCCCAGCAGCTCACCCACATGACCGTCAACGGCGCTTCCCTGCGCACCGGGGACCTCTACGGCTCCGGCACCGTCAGCGGGCCCTCCCCCGAGCAGTTCGGCTCCCTCATCGAGCTGACCTGGAACGGGCGGGATCCGCTCGAACTTCCCGACGGCAAGCGGACGTTCCTCGAGGACGGCGACGTCGTCACGATGACCGCGTGGGCCCCCGGGCCCGGTGGGACCCGGGTGGGCCTGGGCGAGGTCACGGGGCGGATCGCGGCGGCGCGAGGCTGA
- the recQ gene encoding DNA helicase RecQ — MTEMDEGASRFADPDPFDDPFGGPEEDPFGDPGEDPFADAHPGAGPGAGPGAASGPIAAGNALETLHRVFGYDSFRGEQEAIIDHVVAGGDAVVLMPTGGGKSLCYQIPALVRPGTGVVVSPLIALMQDQVDALRALGVRAGFMNSTQDFDERRVVEAQLLAGELDVLYLAPERLRLDATLGLLSRARISVFAIDEAHCVAQWGHDFRPDYLALSVLGERWPDVPRIALTATATDATHREITQRLAMPDAKHFVASFDRPNIQYRIVPKADPKKQLLTFLKEEHEGDAGIVYCLSRNGVERTADFLRAHGVEAVPYHAGLDGGTRALHQSRFLREDGLVVVATIAFGMGIDKPDVRFVAHLDLPKSVEGYYQETGRAGRDGLPSTAWMAYGLQDVVQQRKLIQGGEGDEAFRRRAAAHLDAMLALCETAQCRRAQLLTYFGQDPTAESCGNCDTCLTPPETWDGTVAAQKLLSTVVRLQRERGQKFGAGQIIDILLGRRTAKIIQFDHDQLSVFGIGEDLTEGEWRGVVRQLLAQGLLAVEGEYGTLVLTEASGSVLGRQREVLLRKEPKKPATAARSGGKGERKARAAAAVAELAPEAVPVFEALRAWRAAQAREQGVPAYVIFHDATLREIATVRPTSVGELGGIGGVGEKKLATYGEGVLEVVAEAGE; from the coding sequence ATGACTGAGATGGACGAGGGCGCGAGCCGGTTCGCGGACCCGGACCCGTTCGACGACCCCTTCGGGGGCCCCGAGGAGGACCCGTTCGGCGACCCCGGCGAGGACCCGTTCGCGGACGCGCACCCGGGCGCCGGACCGGGCGCGGGACCCGGCGCGGCCTCCGGCCCGATCGCCGCGGGCAACGCGCTGGAGACCTTGCACCGCGTCTTCGGGTACGACTCCTTCCGCGGCGAGCAGGAAGCGATCATCGACCATGTGGTCGCGGGGGGCGACGCCGTCGTCCTCATGCCGACCGGCGGCGGCAAGTCCCTGTGCTACCAGATCCCGGCCCTGGTCCGCCCCGGCACCGGCGTCGTGGTCTCCCCGCTCATCGCACTGATGCAGGACCAGGTGGACGCGCTCAGGGCGCTCGGCGTGCGGGCCGGGTTCATGAACTCGACCCAGGACTTCGACGAGCGCCGGGTGGTGGAGGCCCAACTGCTCGCGGGCGAGCTCGACGTGCTCTATCTGGCTCCGGAGCGGCTGCGCCTGGACGCCACGCTCGGCCTGCTCTCCCGGGCCCGGATCTCCGTCTTCGCCATCGACGAGGCGCACTGCGTCGCCCAGTGGGGCCACGACTTCCGCCCCGACTACCTTGCGCTGTCCGTCCTCGGCGAGCGCTGGCCGGACGTGCCGCGCATCGCCCTGACGGCGACGGCCACGGACGCCACGCACCGGGAGATCACCCAGCGCCTGGCCATGCCCGACGCCAAGCACTTCGTGGCGAGCTTCGACCGGCCGAACATCCAGTACCGGATCGTGCCGAAGGCGGACCCGAAGAAGCAGCTCCTGACCTTCCTCAAGGAGGAGCACGAGGGCGACGCGGGCATCGTCTACTGCCTCTCGCGCAACGGCGTGGAGCGCACCGCGGATTTCCTCCGCGCCCACGGCGTGGAAGCGGTGCCGTACCACGCGGGCCTGGACGGCGGGACGCGCGCGCTCCACCAGTCGCGGTTCCTGCGCGAGGACGGCCTGGTGGTGGTCGCCACGATCGCCTTCGGCATGGGCATCGACAAGCCCGACGTCCGCTTCGTCGCCCACCTCGACCTGCCCAAGTCGGTCGAGGGGTACTACCAGGAGACGGGCCGCGCGGGCCGCGACGGCCTGCCCTCCACGGCCTGGATGGCGTACGGCCTGCAGGACGTCGTCCAGCAGCGCAAGCTCATCCAGGGCGGCGAGGGCGACGAGGCGTTCCGGCGCCGGGCCGCCGCCCACCTGGACGCCATGCTGGCGCTGTGCGAGACGGCCCAGTGCCGCCGCGCCCAGCTCCTGACCTACTTCGGCCAGGACCCCACCGCCGAGTCCTGCGGGAACTGCGACACCTGCCTCACCCCGCCGGAGACCTGGGACGGGACGGTGGCCGCGCAGAAGCTCCTGTCGACCGTCGTGCGACTGCAGCGGGAGCGCGGCCAGAAGTTCGGCGCCGGCCAGATCATCGACATCCTCCTGGGCCGCAGAACCGCCAAGATCATCCAGTTCGACCACGACCAGCTGTCCGTCTTCGGCATCGGCGAGGACCTCACCGAGGGCGAATGGCGGGGTGTGGTCCGGCAGTTGCTCGCCCAGGGGCTGCTCGCGGTCGAGGGGGAGTACGGCACGCTCGTGCTGACCGAGGCCAGTGGCTCCGTGCTCGGGCGGCAGCGGGAGGTGCTCCTGCGCAAGGAGCCCAAGAAGCCCGCCACCGCCGCGCGTTCGGGGGGCAAGGGCGAGCGCAAGGCGCGGGCCGCGGCGGCGGTGGCCGAGCTCGCCCCCGAGGCCGTGCCCGTCTTCGAGGCGCTGCGGGCCTGGCGGGCCGCGCAGGCCCGGGAGCAGGGGGTGCCCGCCTATGTGATCTTCCACGACGCGACGCTGCGGGAGATCGCCACGGTGCGGCCGACGTCCGTCGGGGAGCTGGGAGGTATCGGCGGGGTCGGCGAGAAGAAGTTGGCCACGTATGGGGAGGGCGTGCTGGAGGTGGTGGCGGAGGCGGGGGAGTAG